TAGCTCATCCATAACATCTGTAAATAAGTCTTTTGTTGTTGATCCTGAAGTATTTGATGAGACAGCCAGATATGCAGCAAAATCTTTAATCTGCAAGcacaaaataaagaaggaaattattGGATGAGAAATTCAAAAATACGAAAAGGGAACTCATGAAGATAATCACTCTCAccgaacacaagaaagaaaaactaacaTTCATGCAATAATCACGCCAGTTAGTTTTTGCATTAAGTATTCCCGCAGCAACATGCTCTTCAATCAGTTTTCGGAACTCATCATGATTTTTACGTTCAGCTTTCCTCAATTCTTCCTATTTGAATCAATGATGTATGCCCAGTGAGAAAGAGATAAATCAAAGTCTccaaacataaatttaattttaacccCCGAGTCTAATAAGCAATATACCATCCGCAGTTTCCTTTGCTCTTTCTCTTCGCTCTCTAAATCATGTATATATTCCTAAAACAGAAAAGGTTGCAACATAACTTTAAAACTTAGGCATACAAATGAGATGTTTGGGAAAAGTTATTTATG
The nucleotide sequence above comes from Capsicum annuum cultivar UCD-10X-F1 unplaced genomic scaffold, UCD10Xv1.1 ctg43573, whole genome shotgun sequence. Encoded proteins:
- the LOC124892058 gene encoding pre-mRNA-processing protein 40A-like; translation: MEELRKAERKNHDEFRKLIEEHVAAGILNAKTNWRDYCMNVSFSFLCSIKDFAAYLAVSSNTSGSTTKDLFTDVMDELEKQVK